In bacterium, one DNA window encodes the following:
- a CDS encoding DUF4384 domain-containing protein, whose amino-acid sequence MKRIILILAVSILLIPMLKNTATGSSMSIPGPVVSYDHGLNVDLWTNRDQDAVYATGELLEVYFRTNTDCYVSIYTIDTEGRTEILFPRYPDDGFVFGGTTYRLPDYYADVNLRLRGPSGVGYLHAVASRSPRPFRITIRNGAYRLRLDPVNGDPFLAMNRIDARLIDAYDVHATATTSYFLGRRVWYPRYMCYDCHGRRVRFDPYYDTCPRYTVRTTYDYDYWWGYDYHPHVKRFVFGGPFWRFEFRTVPVHRHRYRYVDCAVGYGNYRPMRPIYRPHTKVVYRSPVLKTRHNYSRSYRLVTYRENTVRRSGNTRVLSGTSRSSGTTRSSGITRSGSREGTSTRTGTSTRSGSGTRSGGRSGTVSRSGPSSTGSTGGSRGSGSTRSSSSSSGRTIPSSSLNRSASRSASQDATTARTTPTSTISTRERPARRDGTTAPSSSIPKTNPAASRISSNRTTPGTGASSASSTSSRSRTIPRSTTSSTGFSTSSRTGSSATTRTSGSSSIEPSSRTSSRSSSARPSTTAPKSSISSSSNRSSGVRISTPSSSPRSTTRSTPSSTPSRRTTTSSRSSSSGDELKSNTRSSRSSGTSRSGTSRSSSSSGSRSRTR is encoded by the coding sequence ATGAAACGCATCATACTCATCCTCGCAGTCAGCATACTTCTCATCCCGATGCTGAAAAACACGGCAACCGGCAGTTCCATGTCCATTCCCGGTCCCGTCGTATCGTATGACCATGGCCTGAACGTCGACCTGTGGACCAATCGCGATCAGGATGCCGTGTACGCAACAGGCGAACTCCTCGAAGTCTATTTCCGCACCAACACTGATTGCTATGTCAGCATCTATACCATCGACACCGAAGGCCGGACGGAAATCCTCTTCCCCCGGTACCCGGACGACGGCTTTGTTTTCGGCGGCACGACGTACAGGCTCCCGGATTATTACGCAGACGTGAATCTGCGCCTGCGCGGACCCAGCGGCGTCGGCTACCTCCACGCCGTTGCATCCCGCTCGCCGCGTCCCTTCCGCATCACCATTCGGAATGGTGCGTACCGCCTGCGCCTGGATCCGGTCAACGGCGACCCCTTCCTCGCGATGAATCGCATCGACGCCCGGCTTATAGATGCCTACGATGTGCATGCCACTGCCACGACTTCGTACTTCCTCGGCCGGCGGGTGTGGTACCCGCGCTACATGTGCTACGACTGCCATGGCCGCCGGGTACGCTTCGATCCCTATTATGACACTTGCCCCCGCTACACTGTCCGCACTACCTATGATTACGACTACTGGTGGGGCTATGACTACCATCCGCATGTCAAGCGTTTTGTGTTCGGTGGTCCCTTCTGGCGATTTGAATTTCGCACCGTGCCGGTACACAGACATCGCTATCGCTACGTGGACTGTGCTGTCGGCTATGGAAACTACCGTCCCATGCGCCCGATCTATCGTCCCCATACAAAAGTGGTCTATCGGTCACCGGTGCTCAAGACGCGCCACAACTACAGCAGATCCTATCGTCTGGTCACGTATCGTGAAAACACGGTGCGCCGCAGCGGGAACACCCGTGTCCTGAGTGGCACCAGTCGCTCCTCCGGCACTACACGCTCCTCCGGCATCACCCGCAGCGGGTCGAGAGAAGGCACCTCGACACGCACAGGCACCTCGACACGCTCGGGAAGCGGCACAAGATCCGGCGGCCGCTCTGGAACTGTTTCGAGATCCGGGCCCTCATCGACTGGCTCGACTGGCGGAAGTCGTGGAAGCGGGAGCACGCGAAGCAGTTCGTCATCTTCGGGAAGGACGATTCCTTCAAGCAGTCTGAATCGCAGCGCATCTCGTTCCGCCAGCCAGGATGCAACCACTGCAAGGACCACGCCAACGTCGACTATTTCAACACGCGAGCGTCCGGCGCGCCGTGACGGCACAACCGCCCCCTCGTCGAGTATCCCGAAAACGAATCCGGCGGCCTCCCGGATCTCCTCGAACCGCACCACACCCGGGACCGGCGCATCGTCTGCTTCCAGCACGAGTTCTCGATCCAGAACGATCCCACGAAGCACGACCTCATCTACTGGCTTCAGCACGTCGAGCAGAACCGGAAGCAGCGCGACAACAAGGACGTCTGGCAGTTCCAGTATCGAACCTTCCAGCAGAACATCATCGAGGAGCAGTAGTGCACGCCCAAGCACGACAGCACCGAAATCAAGTATCTCGTCCAGCTCGAACCGCTCCAGCGGAGTGCGTATAAGCACACCCTCATCGTCTCCGCGCAGCACAACACGGTCCACCCCCTCCTCAACTCCCTCCCGGCGCACGACAACGTCCTCCCGGAGCAGTTCGAGTGGCGACGAATTAAAAAGTAATACGCGATCTTCGCGCAGCAGCGGGACTTCCCGCAGCGGGACTTCCCGCAGCAGCAGTTCATCAGGCAGCAGGTCCCGTACACGATGA
- a CDS encoding MBL fold metallo-hydrolase — MGYIVADEESANALVIDVPIDGAEPLRRMLQERELTACAIVLTHGHFDHVGEARRLSEDLGVEVWVGTADAPMLEEAQKSMLGLPIVIDSVSPGRLLEEGDVISCGNLRVDVLHVPGHTPGHIALHIPSEGKLFSGDVLFHSSIGRSDLPGGDYDILMRSITEKLLVLPDETVVYPGHGPHTTIGFEKGHNPFVREYLDHF, encoded by the coding sequence ATGGGGTACATTGTCGCCGATGAAGAATCCGCGAACGCGCTCGTGATCGACGTTCCCATCGACGGGGCCGAACCCCTGCGGCGTATGCTGCAGGAACGTGAACTGACGGCATGCGCCATCGTGCTGACACACGGGCATTTCGACCATGTCGGAGAGGCGCGCCGGCTTTCGGAAGATCTCGGGGTTGAGGTCTGGGTCGGGACTGCTGATGCACCGATGCTGGAGGAAGCACAAAAATCGATGCTCGGTCTTCCCATAGTAATAGATAGCGTTTCTCCGGGACGCCTTCTCGAGGAAGGTGACGTGATCTCCTGCGGCAATCTGCGTGTTGATGTGCTGCACGTTCCCGGCCATACACCAGGGCATATCGCCCTGCATATACCCTCCGAAGGAAAACTGTTCAGTGGGGATGTGCTGTTTCACAGCAGCATCGGCCGTTCTGATCTGCCCGGTGGAGATTACGACATTCTCATGCGCAGTATCACGGAAAAACTCCTGGTCCTGCCCGATGAAACCGTCGTCTATCCGGGACATGGCCCACATACCACCATCGGGTTCGAAAAAGGACATAATCCATTCGTGCGCGAATATCTCGACCATTTCTGA
- a CDS encoding DUF4397 domain-containing protein has product MQQKLLRKAGLLGMVLLLSGIVLTGCIDEPNPPVLGRITSEVRFVHAIPGTAAVDIWVDDEPAVTNVGYKGASDYLTVNSGNRFFRVVPAGQDSSAAIFRSQVNVRSLMKITALFHNTDQDVQLLTTQERFTYADETSKLIDDSCEVKLINLSLTSAKYGLAKRIGENDFEVVISPIDGGLLTPYLRMPAMSGDYFIARDGGGVVLDSEMAGASFENPHRYTVVVVGADGALELVKLLDE; this is encoded by the coding sequence ATGCAACAAAAGCTGCTACGGAAAGCCGGGTTGCTGGGCATGGTGCTTCTGCTGTCAGGCATTGTCCTGACCGGTTGCATCGATGAACCAAACCCACCGGTTCTGGGCCGTATCACTTCCGAGGTGCGCTTTGTGCACGCGATTCCGGGTACTGCTGCCGTCGACATCTGGGTCGATGATGAGCCTGCCGTCACCAACGTCGGCTACAAAGGCGCATCGGACTACCTGACGGTCAATTCCGGAAACCGCTTTTTCCGCGTTGTCCCGGCAGGGCAGGACAGTTCGGCCGCCATCTTCCGTTCGCAAGTGAACGTTCGCTCGCTGATGAAGATCACGGCGCTGTTCCACAACACGGACCAGGACGTCCAGCTGCTCACGACGCAGGAACGCTTTACCTATGCGGATGAAACCAGCAAGCTGATCGATGACAGCTGCGAGGTGAAGCTCATCAACCTGAGTCTCACAAGCGCAAAGTATGGCCTCGCCAAGCGCATTGGCGAAAATGACTTCGAAGTCGTGATTTCGCCGATCGACGGTGGATTACTCACGCCCTATCTCCGCATGCCCGCAATGAGCGGCGATTATTTCATCGCTCGCGATGGTGGTGGTGTGGTTCTTGATTCTGAAATGGCAGGCGCCTCTTTCGAGAATCCTCATCGCTATACCGTTGTCGTTGTCGGGGCTGATGGTGCACTTGAGCTCGTTAAGCTCTTGGATGAATAG